The genome window GGCACCGGTCACCAGGCAGCGCAGCCCCGGCCCGGCACGGCCTCCGTTCATCCGCCTGGCTCCCTCGCGTCGAAGTCGTCTCAGCGATCACTTCCACAGAACGAGTGCTTCTGGATGCGGCGAAGGGATGTTTTCCGCGAGAGAGACATATCGTCGTCCCTTCCGGGCAGGCGACATGCAGGAAGTTGTCGGTTCGAGTCGATGATCGATGCTGGAGGTGTCGACCCCCATGGGCGCGAAGGTGCTGGAGAGGTTTCCTGCGGGATCTCCGCGCGGATCGTGGCCGGCGGAGGAGTACGCGGCGGAGCGCCGCGCCGAGGGTGAGCCCGCCAAGGTGGTCATGGATCTGAAGTCGGACGCGTTCCTCGTGGTGGTCCCGGCCCGCGACGACGACTGAGAGGGGCGGGCGGCGGTGTGAGCGTGCCGACGCCCACCGCCCCCTGAAGTCGGCCACCACGCCGCCGACTCACGTCAAAGTCGGCTTTCCGCACGCGACCTGACGCATGGTCGGCGAGGCCGCGGCATATTCCCGTCGTTCCCTTCGTGCACCGCCGCGCGGAGTGCGGACCGCCGCGAAAGTCGTTCAAGGGTTTCCCCGTCACACCGTCGTGAAATTCAATGGTCCGCGATGCGAGAACGGTCCGGATTTCCTTGACTGCCCCATCCGGCGGCTGCCACGATCGACGACATGAACATGCGACTGGACCTCACGCGGCGACGCCACGTCGACCTCGCGCGCGTCTCCAGCGCCTCCTGTTGCCCCACGGCGTGATCCCCGTTCCTGCCGGATCCGCCGTCCCCTCCTTTTCCCGCACCGCCCCTGTCGCCATGCCGCAGGTGTGCCCGGTGCTTTCCTGACACCGGATCAATTCAGGGACGTTTTCACCCCCGTGGATCCGGAGTTCAACGTATTCCGCGAACCATCCGCAACAGGAGTTCCCGCATGCCCGCAGCACCCGTGAAATTCGCCTGCCGGGTCCCCTCCGACGTGGCCGTCCCCGCCTGACCGCCGCCCGCCGTCCATCGACGGGCGCCTCCCACACGCAGGCGCCCTCCCTCCCGAAAGAGGACCCCATGGCCACTGTCCTGTCCGTCTCCGGCAGTCCCTCCGCCTCCTCCCGCACCAACCGGTTGCTGCGCCATCTGGACCAGCGGCTGACCGCGCAGGGCCACGAGGTGATCCCGCTCGACATCCGTACCGTTCCCGCCGAGGCCCTGCTCGGCGCCGACTTCCGTCACCCCGCCATCGTCGAGGCGACCGAGTTGTTCGTCCGCGCCGACGGAGTCGTCGTCGGCACGCCCGTCTACAAGGCCTCCTACTCCGGTGTCCTCAAGGCGCTGCTCGACCTGCTCCCGCAGTACGCGCTCACCGGCAAGACCGTGCTCCCGCTGGCCACCGGCGGCTCCACCGCCCACGTGCTCGCCATCGACTACGCCCTGCGCCCGGTCCTCAACTCCATGGGAGCGGCCCACATAGTGCAGGGCTGGTTCACCCTCGACAAGGACATCACCGTGCACGAGGACGGCTCCCTGGCCATCGCGCCTGCCGCCACCGAGGCGCTCCTGCAGGTGGTCGACCAGTTCTCGGTGGCCCTCGGAAGCAGCCCTGCCCTGGCCGTGGCGGGATGACCACCGCGCATGGGGTCGCCGACGACGCCGAGGCCCTCGCCGCCGACCTGGCCGACGAGTTGCGGACCGGGGCACATCCTCACCCGACTGGAGTCCGGCTCGGCGGCTCGTACGGCCTCCGCGGCGGGAAGCGGTACTCCACCGGTGACTTGTTCGCCGGCTGATCCCGGTACTGGCCAGTGCCCGAAACATCCAGCACGTCGGCCGGACATGTGGAACGCACGAGGCCGCCGCGCGACGACCTGCACCCACGGACACCCGCTGAACGGAGACCCCCGTGTCCCTCACCTTCCACTGGTTCCTGCCCACCAACGGAGACAGCCGCCATGTGGTCGGCGGCGGCCACGGCACCCCGGCGACCGCCTCCGGGCGGGACCGGCCGCCGACGGTCGCCTACCTCACCCAGATCGCCCGCGCCGCCGAGGCCCTCGGCTTCGTCGGAGCGCTCACCCCTACCGGCGCCTGGTGTGAGGACGCGTGGCTGACCACCGCGATGGTCAGCCAGAACACCGAGCGCCTTAAGTTCCTGGTCGCCTTCCGCCCCGGCTCCGTCTCGCCGACCCTCGCCGCGCAGATGGCCTCCACCTTCCAGCGGCAGACGGGCGGACGTCTCCTCCTCAACGTCGTCACCGGAGGCGAGAGCCGCGAGCAGCGCGCCTACGGCGACTTCCTGGACAAGGACGCGCGGTACCGGCGTACCGGTGAATTCCTCCAGATCGTACGGGAGTTGTGGGAAGGCAAGACCGTCGACCTGCACGGCGAGCACCTCCAGGTCGAGGACGCCAAGCTGGCCCGGGTGCCCGACCCGGTCCCCGAGGTGTACTTCGGCGGGTCGTCGCCCGTCGCGGGGGAGATCGCGGCCCGGCACGTCGACGTCTACCTCACGTGGGGCGAGCCGCCGGCCCAGGTCGCCGAGAAGGTCGCCTGGATCAGGTCGCTCGCCGCGACGGAGGGCCGGACCCTGCGGTTCGGTATCCGGCTGCACGTGATCACCCGCGACACCTCCGAGCAGGCGTGGGCCGAGGCCGACCGGCTGCTCCACGGTTTCGACCCCGAGACCGTGGCGTCCGTGCAGGCCGGGCTCGCCCGCAGCGAGTCCGAGGGGCAGCGGCGGATGCTCGCGCTGCACGGTGGAAGCAGGGACGGCCTGGAGATCCACCCCAACCTGTGGGCGGGGATCGGCCTGGTGCGCGGCGGCGCGGGCACGGCGCTGGTCGGCAGCCACCAGGAGGTCGCCGAGCGGATCAAGGAGTACGCGGCGCTGGGCATCGAGGAGTTCGTGCTGTCCGGGTATCCGCATCTGGAGGAGGCGTACTGGTTCGGGGAGGGGGTGCTGCCGAGGCTGGCGGCGGAAGGGCTGTGGCGGCATCCGTCCAGGACGCGGGACGCCCTGGCCTCACAGGTCCCCTTCGCGAGCTGAACCCAGGGCCGCCAGGTGGTCGAGGTGCGCCCGGCGCGACTGGGCCGTCTGGCCCTGCACCAGCAGGAACATCCCCTCGCGGGCGAGCCGTTGGGCCGCGCTCGTCAGCATCATCGCGCGCCCCCCGCCGGCCACCACCGCCGCTGTGGTGGCCGCGCGCAGCACCTCGTACGCCTGCGTCCTGAGCGCCAGCCGCTCCTGAAGGCGTTCGTGCGGGGCCGCCTGGTCGGCCAAGGCGTAGGCGCGGCCCCTCACCTCGGCGAGCCGGGCCCGCAGGGGCTCTGCGGTGTCCTCGTCCAGCAGACCGAGCGCCGCCTGTGCCACACCGAACACCGCCGGTGAGGTGTTCACCGTCTTGGGCCGGTCCGCGGCGGCCCACCGCTCGTACGGCGTCCGCAGTGCCACCGCCTCCTCCGGCAGCCACAGCCCGTCCAGCTCCAGGGTGACCGTGCGCGCGGCGGTGAGCGCCGCCAGCCGCAGCGGCGTCGACGCCCGCAGCCCCGGCTGGTCGCGCGCCTCGGTGAAGGCGAACAGCGCCTCGCCGGCGTCGGTCACCCCGGCGAGCAGCATCACGTCGTTCAGGCCCCACCCGGTGTACCAGGGCACGGTCCCCTCGAACCGCCACCCGCCCCGCTCGCGCGTGACCCGCACCGGGACGCGCGGATACGACCGCAGGTGGGCGTACGCCACCCCCGACAGCAGCTCCCCGCGCGCCAGCGGGCCGAGCAGCCGCTCCCGCACGGGCAGTTCGCTCTGTGCCAGCGTCAGCACCGGGGTGTGGTGCTGGGTCTGCACGAACCACGTCGAGCAGCACGCCCCCGCCAGGATCTCGGCGGTCTCCCGGGCCACCGCGGCGGGCGCGCCCGAGCCGCCGTACTCGACCGGGGCGCTCACTCCGAGCAGTCCCGACCGCTTGACGGCCTCGATGTGGCTCACGGGCACGCCCTCCTGGTCGACACGCTCCGCCTGAGGCGCCAGCACGTCGGCGGCGAGCTGTCGGGCACGGGCGACGAGAGGGTGCGCTGTGGTGGTCATGAGGACGATTCTCCGATGCGCGGCAGCCGGGTTCGCGCAGGACGGCGCGCAGTGCCGTCGAGTCATGCCGGTCACATGGCTGCGGATTTGACCCCGTGGACGTCTCCCCTCCTGACGGCCGGCCACCTGGCGTGGTGTCATGCACCTGACCATCCTGATCCTCGACCGAAGGGTCACGTCATGCGAACCCCCCACGCCCTGCTCGCCGCGGCCACCGTGCTGGCCGCGGCGACCGTGGCTTCTCCGTCCCATGCGGCCGCCGCGCTTCCCTCCGCCGGCGCCTACTACGTCCAGAGCGTCACGACCGGGCTCAACGCGGCCGACCACGGGGGAGCCGTCGAACAGGCCAACCCCAAGGGCAACGAGGACCACCAGCAGTGGAACCTCAGAGCGAGCGGATCCTCGTACGTCCTGGAAAGCGCCGACACGGCGGGCAGTTGCCTCGGCCGCTCGGGCGACCAGGCCCGCACCGTCGCCTGCGCGAGCGCCGACGCGGCCTGGGACATCACGCAGGCCGGAGACGACCAGTACACACTCAAGGCGCCCGGAAGCGACCGCTACCTGACCGTGGCCGCCAAGGCCTCCGGTGCCGACTACCCCGCCCAGCTCACCATCGGCTCCGCGAGCGGCCTCGCCTCCTGGTACCTCACCCCGGTCACCTCGCCCACCAGTCCCATGCCGTCCGCCGACCGGCGCACCCTCGACCAGGTCACCTTCCTCACCGCGCACAACGCCTACGCCAACGGCGTCGACGGCGGCTTCGCCCCGCCCTTCGTCAACCTCGTACCCAACCAGGCGCGCGGCATCGACCAGCAACTCGCCGACGGCGTCCGCGGCTTCATGCTGGACATCCATCAGACCCCCGACGGTGCGATCCTCTGCCACGACAGCTGCACCCTGGTCAGCCGTCCGGTCGCCCTGTGGGTGGACGTCCAGCGGATGGTGGACTTCCTCAAGGCCCACCCCGATCAGTTCATCACCGTCTTCCTCGAGGACTACGTCGACCCGGGCGTCCTGCGCGGTGAACTGGCCCGGGTGAGCGGCCTGCCCGACGTCCTCTACCGGCCCGACCGGAGCGGAGTGAAGCAGAACGGTTGGCCGAAGATGGCCGATCTGATCGCCGCGAACCACCGACTGCTGATCTTCACCGACCACAGCCGCTCCTCCGACGAGGCGGCCGGGCTCACCCGTGACAGCTTCGGTGTGATGTACCAGAAGGACTGGACCGTCGAGAACTACTGGTCCATGGGCTCGGGCATCGGCACCTCCGACTGGTCCTGCCACAGCCGCTGGTACGACGCGAACACGAACATTCCGCTGACCCGCACCGAACCGGGCTTCCGCCCGCTGTTCGTCATGAACCACTTCCGGGACGCGACGATCACGTCCACGGCGCGCACGGACAACACCAAACTCACCGACCGCGCCCAGCGGTTCTGCCAGCCGGCCGCCCGCAAGAAGCCCAACTACCTGGCCGTGGACCGCTATGACCTCGGAGACCCGGCCTCCGCCGTCAGCACCCTGAACACGTACACGTATCCCTGAAGGGCGTGCGCCGGAGCCCCGGAGTATGTGCATGATCCACCCATGACCTCACAGACGATCACCGCGGACGCCGCGGGCACCTGGAAACTCGGCGACCTGCCCGTCCACCGCGTCGGCTTCGGCGCGATGCGGCTGACGGGCAGCGCCGCCTTCCACCTCGGGACGCCGAGCGACCGCGAGCAGTCGATCGCCGTGCTGCGCAGGGCGATCGAACTCGGTGTCAACCACATCGACACGGCCGCCTTCTACTTCTCGTCGCTGCGCTCCGCGAACGAGATCATCAACAGTGCGCTGGCGCCGTATGCGGACGACCTCGTGATCGTCGCGAAGGTCGGCCCCTACCGGGACTACTCGGGGGAGTGGGGCACCTCCGCCCGGCCCGACCAGCTGCGCGGCCATGTCGAGGAGAACCTGCGGCAGTTGGGCCGTGACCACCTGGACGTGGTCAACCTCCGCCGCATGCGGCAGGACTCCATCGCCGAGCACTTCGGCGCGCTCGCCGAACTGCGCGAGGCCGGGCTGATCCGGCACCTCGGCATATCCAACGTCAAGGCCCGCCACCTCGCCGAGGCGCAGGCGATCGCGCCCGTGGTGTGCGTACAGAACCAGTACGGGCTCCACCGGCCCGATCCGGAAGCGGACGAACTGGTGCGGATCTGCGGCGAACAGGGCATCGCCTTCGTGCCGTTCTTCGCCATCGCGGGCAAGGGCGCCGAGAGTGGCCCGTCCGGTGACGAGGTTGACGAGGTCGACGCGATCGCACGGGCCCACGGCGCCACCCCCGCCCAGGTCCGCCTGGCGTGGACGCTCCAGCAGGGCCCGCACGTCCTGGCCATCCCGGGCACCGGCAACCCGGACCACCTGGTGGAGAACGTGGCGGCGGGCGCGCTGCGCCTGACCGCCGAGGAGATGGCCCGTCTGGACGCGCTGCACCGAGAGGGAGAGTGAACGTCGGTCCTTCGCCCGGCCGTTGCGGCTCGTCGGGCAGGCGGCGGCCCTGATGACAGGAGAGCGACGGCACCGCATGCTGAGTTCCATGCCAGAGCATCAGCACTCTCTTGACGGGAAGAACCGGGACCTGACCATCGGAGATCTCAAGGAGTTCGTCGAGACCGCCGGCAAGTGCGGGGCGGCCGACAAGCGCACGGTGTACGTGGAGACCTCGGGCCGCAAAATCCGGAAGATCTGGATCGACCTGTCGTCCCCCAACTGATCGGCGCACACCTCGCCCCGGCCGTCATCGGCCGGGGCACCGCGTGGGCGTCAGGGAGCGGGAGGCAGCGAAGCGCCATGCGCGTCCCGCACCTTTCAGGACGCCGGGGACCGCACCGGCTCCGTGGCTTCGGCGAACGTCCGTGGAGCCAGCCGGGCGGCGGCGTACGCGCACAGGCTCAGCCAGCACAGGGCGAGCAGCCAGCCGCCCAGGACGTCGGAGAACCAGTGCACCCCCAGATACACACGGGTCAGGCCGACCGAGACGCCCCAGGTGAGCACGACGGCCACGAGGCCGGCTCTGCCGCGCGGGGCACGGACGAGGATCGCGAGCGCCAGCAGCCCCGCGGTGAGCGCGGCCGTCGTCGTATGGCCCGAGGGGAACGACCAGCCCGAGGCGTGCGTGACCCAGTCCGTGCGCGCCGGGCGCGGACGCGCGGCCAGCGTCATCACCGCGTACCGCACGGTCTGGCCGACGGCCAGACAGGCGACGCACGCAGCGGCGGCGAGAACGCCGCGGCGCGCCGTGCGGCCCATCACGACACCTGCCGCGGTGGCCAGGAGGTAGGGAACGAATCCGGTCCCCGTGTACGTCACCGCGCGCGCCGCGGCCACCGCGACGGGCGGACGGTGGGCGAGCGACCAGTGCAGCAGGTCCGTGTCGCCGAACAGCGGGGCGCCGCCGCGCCCGGTCACGGTCAGCGCCAGCAGCACGAACGCCGCCAGGGCGCCGAGCGCCGTGGAACCGGCGAGGTCGGCCGTGTCCGCCCGCCTCACGACCGCGGCCCCGGTGCTGGGACCGGGTACGGCGGTGCGGTGCGCGGTACGGCGCCCATGGGAGTGAGCCCCTTTCATAATGGACGTGCGGATCCGGCCCGGCCGGACCCGCGAAGACTACACTTCTGTAGACGGTCTACAGGAATGTAGACGAAAACCGGGGTGAGGAAGGTTCCATGGCCGAAGCGAAGGACGAGCGCCGCCCGCCGGGCGAGCTGGAAGCCGGCGTCATGGCCGCCCTGTGGGCCGCGGACGCGCCCCAGACTCCTGGTCAGGTGCAGCAGAGCCTCGGCGTCGGTCTCGCCCGTACGACGGTCACGACGATCCTGTCCCGGCTGCACGAGAAGGGCATCGTCGACCGTCGCCGCCAAGGCCGCGGCTACGCCTACTTCCCCGTCCAGGACGCCCACGGGCTCACCGCGCGGCGCATGCACACCGAACTGGACCGGGACAGCGACCGGCACACCGTGCTGGCCCGCTTCGTCGCCCAGCTCAGCGAAGACGACGAGCGCGTCCTGCGGGACCTGCTGGAATCCGGTGAGCAGTGACCTTCCTGCTGCTCCTCCCGCTCGCACTGCCGTTCGTGATGCCCCCGCTGGCGCGGCGCGCCCTCGAGCGGCTCGCACCCCGGGCCGCGCTGTGGGTGGTGACCTGCTGCACCATCGTCCTCGCGTGCTGCTCCCTGACCGCGCTCGGCGCCTTCGTGCTCACCGGGCTGCTGGAGCTGCCGCTGTTCGCCGCGCTCGGTGACCTGGTCCGCCCGCTGCGCGCCGGCTCGGACCTGTTCGTCGTGCCGGCGGCGGCGTTCTCGGTCGGTGGGCTCGCCGTGTGCCTGTGGACCCTGTGCCGTACCGTGCTGCGGCAGGCCCGGGCGTTCCGCGCCGCCACCAGTGAGGCGGACCGCCGCACCGCCGCGGGCGACCTGTGTGTGATCGACTCCCCACGCCCGGACGCGTACGCGCTGCCCGGGCGACCGCACCGCATCGTCGTCACCACCGGGATGCTGCGCAGTCTCAGCCCCGACGAGCGCGAGGCACTCTTCGCGCATGAGCGGGCCCACAACGCGGCCGGGCACCACTACTTCCTCGCGGTAGCCGAACTGGCCGCGCTGTGCCACCCGCGCTGCGGTGCGTGGTGCCGGTCATCCGGCTCGCGGTCGAGCGCGCCGCCGATGAGGCCGCCGCCGTCGTGGTCGGCGACCGGCGGCTGACCGCCCGGGCGATCGGCCGCGCCGCCCTCGCCACCCGCACCACCCCCGACGAACGGCCCGCCTTCCTGCCCGCCGCGACCGCCGGACCCGTGCCCCAGCGGGTCGCCGCCCTCCTGGCCGCCCCGCGCGCCCCGCACCGGGCCGCCCGCTCGATCGCCGCCCTCCTCGTCGCCTGCGCGGCCGTGTCCGCCTGCGCCTCGGCGACCGGCGTCATCGGCTTCCACCACGAGGTCGAGGTCGCCCAGGGCGAAGAGGCGCACTGACTGCACCGCCACTGAGTCCGACCGGGGGTGGCGCAGCCCACACCGGCGTGCTCGGCGGTATGCCGTACGCTACGTGTTACGTATAACGCCCCTGCTCCCGCGCCGCACGCCGCACCCGGAAGGCCCCATGAGACGCATCGCCCTGGTCACCCTCGTCGTCGACGACTACGACACCGCGATCCGCTTCTACACCGACGCCCTGGGGTTCCGGCTCGTGGCCGACGAGCCGAGGGGCGACGGGTCCCGGTGGGTCGTGGTCGAGCCCGGTGCCGACGGACATGGCACGGGTCTGCTGCTCGCCCGGGCCAAGGACGAGGCGCAGCGCGGCCGGGTCGGTGACCAGACCGGCGGGCGCGTGGGCTTCTTCCTGCACACCGACGACTTCGCCCGCGACCACGCCCGGATGACCGCCGCCGGTGTCACCTTCCTGGAGGAGCCGCGGCACGAGCCGTACGGCACGGTCGCCGTCTTCCAGGACCTGTACGGCAACCGCTGGGACCTGCTCCAGCCCGCCGAGTAGTCCCTGGCCGATCCCCCGAAGAGCAACCCGCCGAGTCCACTGAAGAACAACCCGTCGAGGAATCACCGCACATGACCGCCCCGCGCATCGACACCGACACCCTCCGCCGCCTGCCCAAGGCCGTCCTGCACGACCACCTCGACGGCGGCCTGCGCCCCGCGACCGTTGTCGAGCTCGCGCGGGAGGTCGGCCATACCCTGCCCACCACCGACCCCGGCGAACTGGCCGCCTGGTACTACGACGCAGCCAACTCCGGCGACCTGGTGCGCTACATAGCCACCTTCGAGCACACCCTCGCCGTGATGCAGACCCGCGAGGGCCTGCTGCGCACCGCCGAGGAGTACGTGCTCGACCTCGCCGAGGACGGCGTCGTCTACGGCGAGGTGCGCTATGCCCCCGAGCTGATGGTCAAGGGCGGGCTGACCCTGAACGAGGTCGTCGAGACCGTCCAGGAGGGGCTCGCCGCCGGCATGGCGAAGGCGGCGGCCGCCGGTACCCCGGTGCGCGTCGGCACGCTGCTGTGCGGCATGCGCATGTTCGACCGGACCCGTGAGATCGCGGACCTGGCCGTCGCCTACCGTGACGCCGGTGTCCTCGGCTTCGACATCGCCGGCGCCGAGGACGGCTTCCCGCCCGCCGACCACCTGGCCGCCTTCGAGCACCTGCGCAGCGAGAGCGTCCCCTTCACCATCCACGCGGGCGAGGCGCACGGCCTGCCCAGCATCCACCAGGCCCTCCAGGTCTGCGGCGCCCAGCGCATCGGCCACGGAGTCCGCATCACCGAGGACATCGTGGACGGAAAGCTCGGCCGCCTGGCCGGCTGGGTGCGCGACCGCCGCGTCGCCCTGGAGATGTGCCCGACCTCCAACCTCCAGACCGGCGCCGCCACCTCGATCGCCGAGCACCCCATCACCGCCCTGAAGGACCTCGGTTTCCGGGTCACCCTGAACACCGACAACCGTCTGGTCTCCGGCACGACGATGACCCGGGAGATGTCCCTGCTGGTCGAGGAGGCGGGCTGGACCCTCGAGGACCTGCGCACCGTCACGGTGAACGCGGTCAAGAGCGCGTTCATCCCGTTCGACGAGCGCAGCGCCCTCATCCGGGACGTGGTCCTGCCCGGCTACGAGGCCGCGCTCTGAAGCAGTCCCCGTACGTAGGCGGCCTGTCCGACGTGCTGCAGATCGTCGGACAGGACGCTCACCAGGCGAACGCCGAGACTGACCGGCGGGTCCCAGCGTTCGTCGACGATGCGCTCGAGGTCCTTGGCGGCCAGGCCTCGCAGGGCCTGAAGGGTCTGCTCGTGCACGGCGTCGTAGTATCCGGTCAGCAGGTCACCGGAGTCCACCCGGACCTTGGCGACCTTCGCGGGGCTGTGCCCGTACCCGGTGTCGTGGCGCGGCAGATCGAGGCCGAAACGCTTCTCCCAGCCCTGTGACAGCCACACCTGGTCCAGGTCGAAGGCGTCGGCGGCATGGTCGTCCTGGACGCGGGTGAGGTGCCAGACGAGCCAGGCGACGGAGTTCGTGTCGGCGGTGGGCCGGGCGTTGAGGTCGTCCGGATCCAGGCCGTCGACGGCGGCGTGGACTTCTTCCCGGATGCGGCCGTAGCCGTCGATGAGGATGTCCTTGGCATGCATGGCTCCACCATCGCGCATCGCCGCCCGTCATGCGTCCGGATCCCGGCTCCCCTGCGCGTCACGGCGGTGGCGACGCCAGTCCCTCGACGTCGAGCAGGGTGATCAACGCCCGGGCCGCCGGTCCGGTGGCCCGCTCGGGTGGCAGCAGGGCGACGGTCTCGTACTCCGGCCCGGTCGCGGTCTTGAGGGGGAGCGCGGTCAGCGACGGACGCTTGTGCCGGAAGTGCCGGGGTACGACCGCGATGCCCAGGTTCTCGTCGACCAGGTCGAGGAGGCTGTGCACGTCGTTGACCTCCAGGGCCACCGTGCGCCGTACGCCCGCCGCGGAGAACGCCGCGTCGGTGGTGCGCCGCGGCCCCCAGTCCGGGTGGAAGTCCACGAAGACCTCCCCGCCCAGGTCCTCGGGCGTGAGCACCGCTCCGCGCGACGCCAGGCGGTGGTCCGGATGGCACAGCACCGTCATCGACTCGCTGGTCAGCGGCATGGACCGCAGCTGGTCGGTGTCCGCCTGCGTGCGGTAGGCGAAGGCCAGGTCCAGCCGCCCGGCGGCGACCTCCTCGGCCAGCGCGCCGGAACCCGCCTGCCGCAGCCGGATCTCCACATCCGGGTGGCGCCGCCGAAACGTCGCGAGCAGCCCGGCCACATGCACTCCCGGGATGCACTGCTCGGTGCCGAGCGCCAGTGTGCCGCGCAGCACGCCCTGCACCGCGGCCACCGCCTCGTGCGCCGCCCGGACCTGTGCCAGGATCCGCTCCGCCTCGCCGAGCAGGGCGCGCCCGGCCTCCGTCAGGGTCACCCGACGGGTGGTGCGGACGAACAGCGGGGCCCGCAGCTCCCGCTCCAGCGCCCGGATCGACGCCGACAGGCCCGACTGGGACACCATGAGGCGTTCCGCTGCCCGGGTGAAGTGCTGGTCCTCGGCGACAGCGACGAAGTGCTGGAGGTGGCGCAGTTCCATGATTGAGAAGCGTATCCGCTGAATTCCATCAAATTCTTCTGTTGGACCACTGCCAGCAGGCAGGGCGAGAGTGGTGACCGGTTCCCCGGAACCGTTCACCCGTGCGCCAACCCCTCTGGAGTCGCGTTGTACACCGCCCATCCCGACCGCTACGAGGCCATGCCCTACCGCCGCACCGGACGCAGCGGCCTGCAGCTGCCCGCGCTGTCGCTCGGCCTGTGGCACAACTTCGGCCCGGACCGCCCGGTCGCCACCCAACGCGCCATCCTGCGCCGCGCCTTCGATCTCGGTGTCACACACTTCGACCTGGCCAACAACTACGGCCCGCCGCCCGGCGCCGCCGAGTCCGCCCTCGGCGAGGCGCTGAAGGCGGATTTCGCGCCGTACCGCGACGAGCTGGTCATCTCCACCAAGGCCGGCTATCTGATGTGGCCCGGGCCGTACGGCGAGTGGGGCTCGCGCAAGTACCTGCTGTCGTCGCTCGACCAGAGCCTGAAGCGGATGGGCCTGGACTACGTCGACATCTTCTACTCGCACCGCCCGGACCCCGACACTCCGCTGGAGGAGACGATGGGCGCCCTGCACTCGGCGGTCCAGCAGGGCAAGGCGCTGTACGTCGGCGTCTCCAACTACTCCCCGGAGCAGACCCGTGAGGCCGCCCGCATCCTCGGCGAGCTGGGTACCCCGCTGCTGATCCACCAGCCGCGCTACTCGATGCTGGACCGCCGTCCCGAGGACGGGCTGCTGGACACCCTGGACGAACTCCAGGTCGGTTCCATCGCCTACTCGCCGCTGGAGCAGGGCCTGCTCACCGCCCGAT of Streptomyces cynarae contains these proteins:
- a CDS encoding putative leader peptide, with the protein product MRLDLTRRRHVDLARVSSASCCPTA
- the ssuE gene encoding NADPH-dependent FMN reductase; this translates as MATVLSVSGSPSASSRTNRLLRHLDQRLTAQGHEVIPLDIRTVPAEALLGADFRHPAIVEATELFVRADGVVVGTPVYKASYSGVLKALLDLLPQYALTGKTVLPLATGGSTAHVLAIDYALRPVLNSMGAAHIVQGWFTLDKDITVHEDGSLAIAPAATEALLQVVDQFSVALGSSPALAVAG
- a CDS encoding LLM class flavin-dependent oxidoreductase; the encoded protein is MSLTFHWFLPTNGDSRHVVGGGHGTPATASGRDRPPTVAYLTQIARAAEALGFVGALTPTGAWCEDAWLTTAMVSQNTERLKFLVAFRPGSVSPTLAAQMASTFQRQTGGRLLLNVVTGGESREQRAYGDFLDKDARYRRTGEFLQIVRELWEGKTVDLHGEHLQVEDAKLARVPDPVPEVYFGGSSPVAGEIAARHVDVYLTWGEPPAQVAEKVAWIRSLAATEGRTLRFGIRLHVITRDTSEQAWAEADRLLHGFDPETVASVQAGLARSESEGQRRMLALHGGSRDGLEIHPNLWAGIGLVRGGAGTALVGSHQEVAERIKEYAALGIEEFVLSGYPHLEEAYWFGEGVLPRLAAEGLWRHPSRTRDALASQVPFAS
- a CDS encoding acyl-CoA dehydrogenase family protein; translation: MTTTAHPLVARARQLAADVLAPQAERVDQEGVPVSHIEAVKRSGLLGVSAPVEYGGSGAPAAVARETAEILAGACCSTWFVQTQHHTPVLTLAQSELPVRERLLGPLARGELLSGVAYAHLRSYPRVPVRVTRERGGWRFEGTVPWYTGWGLNDVMLLAGVTDAGEALFAFTEARDQPGLRASTPLRLAALTAARTVTLELDGLWLPEEAVALRTPYERWAAADRPKTVNTSPAVFGVAQAALGLLDEDTAEPLRARLAEVRGRAYALADQAAPHERLQERLALRTQAYEVLRAATTAAVVAGGGRAMMLTSAAQRLAREGMFLLVQGQTAQSRRAHLDHLAALGSAREGDL
- a CDS encoding RICIN domain-containing protein — encoded protein: MRTPHALLAAATVLAAATVASPSHAAAALPSAGAYYVQSVTTGLNAADHGGAVEQANPKGNEDHQQWNLRASGSSYVLESADTAGSCLGRSGDQARTVACASADAAWDITQAGDDQYTLKAPGSDRYLTVAAKASGADYPAQLTIGSASGLASWYLTPVTSPTSPMPSADRRTLDQVTFLTAHNAYANGVDGGFAPPFVNLVPNQARGIDQQLADGVRGFMLDIHQTPDGAILCHDSCTLVSRPVALWVDVQRMVDFLKAHPDQFITVFLEDYVDPGVLRGELARVSGLPDVLYRPDRSGVKQNGWPKMADLIAANHRLLIFTDHSRSSDEAAGLTRDSFGVMYQKDWTVENYWSMGSGIGTSDWSCHSRWYDANTNIPLTRTEPGFRPLFVMNHFRDATITSTARTDNTKLTDRAQRFCQPAARKKPNYLAVDRYDLGDPASAVSTLNTYTYP
- a CDS encoding oxidoreductase; translation: MTSQTITADAAGTWKLGDLPVHRVGFGAMRLTGSAAFHLGTPSDREQSIAVLRRAIELGVNHIDTAAFYFSSLRSANEIINSALAPYADDLVIVAKVGPYRDYSGEWGTSARPDQLRGHVEENLRQLGRDHLDVVNLRRMRQDSIAEHFGALAELREAGLIRHLGISNVKARHLAEAQAIAPVVCVQNQYGLHRPDPEADELVRICGEQGIAFVPFFAIAGKGAESGPSGDEVDEVDAIARAHGATPAQVRLAWTLQQGPHVLAIPGTGNPDHLVENVAAGALRLTAEEMARLDALHREGE
- a CDS encoding phosphatase PAP2 family protein — translated: MRRADTADLAGSTALGALAAFVLLALTVTGRGGAPLFGDTDLLHWSLAHRPPVAVAAARAVTYTGTGFVPYLLATAAGVVMGRTARRGVLAAAACVACLAVGQTVRYAVMTLAARPRPARTDWVTHASGWSFPSGHTTTAALTAGLLALAILVRAPRGRAGLVAVVLTWGVSVGLTRVYLGVHWFSDVLGGWLLALCWLSLCAYAAARLAPRTFAEATEPVRSPAS
- a CDS encoding BlaI/MecI/CopY family transcriptional regulator, whose translation is MAEAKDERRPPGELEAGVMAALWAADAPQTPGQVQQSLGVGLARTTVTTILSRLHEKGIVDRRRQGRGYAYFPVQDAHGLTARRMHTELDRDSDRHTVLARFVAQLSEDDERVLRDLLESGEQ
- a CDS encoding VOC family protein gives rise to the protein MRRIALVTLVVDDYDTAIRFYTDALGFRLVADEPRGDGSRWVVVEPGADGHGTGLLLARAKDEAQRGRVGDQTGGRVGFFLHTDDFARDHARMTAAGVTFLEEPRHEPYGTVAVFQDLYGNRWDLLQPAE